One region of bacterium CG_4_10_14_0_2_um_filter_33_32 genomic DNA includes:
- a CDS encoding YggT family protein: MKTFIINTFDIFAELMVLLIFIRVILSWFSINNGFTQLITDLTDPILGPIREILPKKTMLDFSPLVAIIVIQLLQSLIHYLLG; encoded by the coding sequence ATGAAAACTTTTATTATTAATACGTTTGATATATTTGCAGAGTTAATGGTCCTCTTAATTTTTATAAGAGTGATTTTGTCGTGGTTTTCAATAAATAATGGTTTTACTCAGTTGATAACAGATTTGACAGATCCGATTCTTGGTCCAATCAGAGAAATATTGCCGAAAAAAACAATGCTAGATTTTTCGCCCCTAGTTGCAATTATAGTTATTCAGCTGCTGCAATCTTTAATTCATTATCTTTTAGGTTAA
- a CDS encoding anaerobic ribonucleoside-triphosphate reductase activating protein, giving the protein MSLGIKGFIPTSLIDWPGKITTIIFLPGCSFRCHYCYNPEFITSPHLIEDIKDEEIFGYLEKKKKWLDGVTILGGEPTIHNNFLKIVQAIKNVGLRTALHTNGTNPEILENIIKDELIDYFAMDIKSSISSYEKVVDVKVDSSVIKKSVEIIKNSKVDYEFRTTVVPGLVDLNEIIEIGKWLKGSKKYFIQQFKPGKTLDPQYEKVKPYHIPQLLEFKKAAEPFFETVEIRGI; this is encoded by the coding sequence ATGTCGTTGGGGATTAAAGGATTTATTCCAACATCTTTAATAGACTGGCCGGGTAAAATAACGACCATTATTTTTTTACCCGGATGTAGTTTTCGCTGCCATTATTGTTACAATCCGGAATTTATAACAAGTCCGCATTTAATAGAAGACATTAAAGACGAAGAAATATTCGGATATTTAGAGAAAAAGAAAAAATGGCTTGATGGTGTTACTATACTTGGTGGTGAACCGACAATCCATAATAATTTTTTAAAAATAGTTCAGGCTATCAAAAATGTAGGATTAAGGACAGCATTGCATACAAATGGTACTAATCCTGAAATATTAGAAAATATTATAAAAGATGAGTTGATAGATTATTTTGCAATGGATATAAAGTCATCAATTTCTTCTTATGAAAAAGTTGTGGATGTTAAGGTTGATTCCTCAGTCATTAAAAAAAGTGTTGAGATTATTAAAAATTCTAAGGTTGATTATGAGTTTAGAACAACAGTTGTCCCTGGTTTGGTTGATTTAAATGAAATTATCGAAATAGGGAAATGGCTTAAGGGTTCTAAAAAATATTTTATTCAACAGTTTAAGCCAGGCAAAACTTTAGATCCACAATACGAAAAAGTTAAGCCTTATCATATTCCGCAACTTCTAGAATTTAAGAAAGCCGCAGAACCTTTTTTTGAAACAGTTGAGATTCGGGGGATCTAA